A genomic region of Syntrophorhabdaceae bacterium contains the following coding sequences:
- a CDS encoding TRAP transporter large permease, which yields MLTLMIFLVLLILIMIDLPIAVAMGLTAIAFFVGLGNGSLLTMLPQRMYASTTSFTLLAVPFFILAGNLMNTGGITNRIFRFARAIIGHLPGGLGHVCVVANVIFSGMSGSAIADAAGLGQVLHKAMVDNGFKPKSSAAIVASASTIGPVIPPSIPFVLYGALTGVSVSKLFLAGFIPGLLMAIALMVAIGVLAKRWGLPKAPRADLKEIIVSIKGAFLALLAPVIVIGGILTGIFTPTEAAVVACLYALFLGFLYKDLTLKDLPKVFWASIKQTVSLMFIIAAAGFFGWFTIHQKIPDQIIFSLTHMSATPPGIIAMVILIVLILGCFLEGNAIFIITIPIFAPIARQFGIDLVNFGVVMTLLIMIGNLTPPVGMCLFAVSSFSKVSLGELSKEVLPYLVGIFVVTVVIAYLPTISTFLPYLVMGK from the coding sequence ATGCTTACTCTCATGATTTTTCTCGTCTTATTAATACTCATTATGATTGACCTTCCGATTGCCGTCGCCATGGGCCTCACGGCGATCGCCTTTTTCGTGGGCCTGGGTAATGGATCGCTCTTAACCATGCTGCCGCAGAGGATGTATGCGTCAACCACGAGTTTCACGCTGCTCGCGGTGCCTTTCTTTATCCTGGCCGGTAACCTTATGAACACGGGCGGCATAACCAACAGGATATTCCGGTTCGCGAGAGCCATCATCGGGCATCTTCCCGGAGGTCTCGGTCACGTGTGCGTGGTAGCAAACGTGATATTTTCCGGAATGTCAGGCTCGGCGATCGCCGATGCGGCAGGCCTGGGTCAGGTGTTGCACAAGGCCATGGTGGATAACGGATTTAAACCCAAGAGCTCGGCTGCGATCGTTGCATCGGCCTCTACCATCGGCCCTGTTATTCCTCCGAGCATCCCCTTTGTCCTTTACGGGGCGTTGACAGGCGTATCGGTGAGCAAACTCTTTCTGGCCGGATTCATTCCAGGATTATTGATGGCCATCGCCCTGATGGTCGCAATAGGGGTTTTGGCCAAGCGCTGGGGCCTGCCAAAGGCGCCGAGGGCGGATTTGAAGGAGATCATAGTGAGTATCAAAGGGGCCTTTTTGGCCCTGCTCGCGCCGGTCATCGTGATCGGCGGGATTTTGACCGGTATCTTTACGCCCACCGAGGCTGCAGTAGTTGCCTGCCTGTACGCTTTATTCCTCGGATTTCTGTACAAGGATCTGACACTGAAAGATCTGCCCAAGGTCTTCTGGGCTTCCATTAAACAGACCGTGAGTCTTATGTTTATTATTGCAGCGGCGGGCTTTTTCGGCTGGTTTACCATACACCAGAAGATTCCCGATCAGATTATCTTTAGCCTTACCCACATGAGCGCCACGCCTCCCGGCATTATCGCCATGGTGATTTTGATTGTGCTGATACTCGGCTGTTTTCTCGAAGGGAACGCGATCTTCATAATTACCATCCCCATCTTCGCGCCGATAGCGCGTCAGTTTGGCATCGATCTCGTAAATTTCGGTGTGGTCATGACGTTGCTCATTATGATCGGGAACCTGACGCCGCCTGTGGGCATGTGTCTTTTTGCCGTATCGAGCTTCAGCAAGGTGAGTCTGGGTGAACTGTCGAAAGAGGTGCTGCCCTACCTCGTGGGTATTTTTGTGGTTACCGTGGTAATTGCGTATCTGCCTACGATTTCCACCTTTCTCCCCTACCTCGTGATGGGTAAATAG
- a CDS encoding TRAP transporter small permease subunit, with protein MNIVKCVDKAVLSILKVITIICFFLLTILVSANVFVRFVPVASLHWFDEIVELLYAYLVFYGSAALFISREHFSVGNWIGVSIIKNRSGRGVYRIIVEFMVLIFVGIFFYYSYELTVLAQDVTNAFAIPKSILYSCLPVSGALMIIYSIRNIVVYIMGLRARVEVQAK; from the coding sequence ATGAACATAGTAAAGTGTGTTGATAAGGCTGTGCTCAGTATTTTGAAAGTTATCACGATTATCTGTTTCTTTCTGCTTACGATATTAGTATCGGCCAACGTGTTTGTGCGCTTCGTTCCTGTGGCGTCGCTCCACTGGTTTGATGAAATCGTTGAGTTGCTCTATGCATACCTCGTGTTTTACGGGTCGGCGGCCCTCTTTATAAGCAGGGAACATTTTAGCGTGGGCAACTGGATAGGCGTAAGCATTATCAAGAACCGTTCGGGTAGGGGCGTATACAGGATAATCGTGGAATTCATGGTCCTGATCTTTGTTGGGATCTTTTTCTATTATTCATATGAATTAACCGTTTTAGCGCAGGACGTGACAAACGCTTTTGCCATACCGAAAAGTATCCTCTATTCGTGTTTGCCTGTGTCAGGCGCATTGATGATCATATATTCCATTCGTAACATAGTGGTTTACATCATGGGTTTGAGGGCGCGAGTTGAGGTCCAGGCCAAATGA
- the kduI gene encoding 5-dehydro-4-deoxy-D-glucuronate isomerase: MMDTRYSIHPDQLRSMDTDTMRRHFLVQGLFETDLLKMVYSHVDRIIVGGVCPVQKNVALGVMKELGVDYFLERREMGIFNVGSKGAVVIDGKEYELDKKDCLYIGMGSKEISFRSASPDEPARFYFNSAPAHASYPTIKLSKKDAQKVHLGDPDKVNVRTINQFIHPSVMKSCQLVMGMTELALNSVWNTMPTHTHDRRMEVYFYFDLPQDALAFHFFGEPGETRHIVMRNEEAVISPSWSIHSGVGTSNYTFIWGMVGENQTFTDMDNVPMLELK; encoded by the coding sequence ATGATGGATACTCGATATTCAATCCACCCGGATCAGCTAAGGTCAATGGACACCGATACTATGAGGAGACACTTCCTGGTTCAGGGCCTTTTTGAAACAGACCTGTTAAAGATGGTTTACAGCCATGTCGATCGGATCATTGTGGGTGGTGTCTGTCCGGTACAGAAGAATGTGGCGCTCGGCGTGATGAAGGAACTTGGTGTCGACTATTTTCTGGAACGCAGAGAGATGGGCATCTTCAATGTTGGCTCCAAGGGCGCTGTCGTGATCGATGGAAAAGAGTACGAACTCGATAAAAAGGATTGTCTCTATATCGGCATGGGGTCCAAAGAGATATCATTCAGGAGTGCCTCCCCGGATGAGCCTGCACGATTCTATTTTAACAGTGCTCCTGCGCATGCCTCTTATCCAACGATCAAGCTTTCAAAGAAGGATGCACAGAAAGTACACCTCGGGGATCCTGATAAGGTAAATGTGCGAACCATTAATCAGTTCATTCATCCAAGCGTGATGAAGAGCTGTCAGCTTGTGATGGGCATGACCGAGCTTGCGTTAAACAGCGTGTGGAACACCATGCCGACACATACACACGACAGGCGCATGGAGGTATATTTTTATTTCGATCTGCCTCAGGATGCACTGGCGTTTCACTTCTTCGGCGAGCCGGGCGAGACGCGACATATCGTGATGAGAAATGAAGAGGCCGTTATATCACCAAGCTGGTCCATCCATTCGGGCGTGGGCACGTCAAACTACACGTTCATATGGGGCATGGTGGGAGAGAATCAGACATTCACTGACATGGATAATGTTCCTATGTTAGAATTGAAATAG
- the kduD gene encoding 2-dehydro-3-deoxy-D-gluconate 5-dehydrogenase KduD, which translates to MIIDQFNLAHKVAIVTGARTGLGQGMAVGLAEAGADIVGVDLNDLDETARMVEGIGRRFLRVQANLSQTGVIQTIIDKTLLGFGRIDVLVNNAGIIRRTDAIEFSEKDWDDVISVNLKTVFFLSQAVAKQYMNQGTGGKIINIASMLSFQGGIRVPSYTASKSGVMGITRLMANEWAKHHINVNAIAPGYMATDNTAELRKDAKRSEEILARIPAERWGVPEDLKGVVVFLASEASSYVHGYTIAVDGGWLAR; encoded by the coding sequence ATGATAATCGATCAGTTCAACCTGGCTCACAAGGTGGCTATCGTGACAGGCGCCAGGACAGGCCTGGGCCAGGGTATGGCAGTCGGTCTTGCTGAAGCGGGCGCGGATATCGTGGGTGTTGACCTGAATGACCTCGACGAAACCGCAAGAATGGTCGAAGGAATAGGGAGGAGGTTTCTCAGGGTTCAAGCGAACCTGTCGCAAACAGGAGTGATACAAACCATAATTGACAAGACACTACTTGGTTTTGGAAGAATCGATGTCCTCGTGAATAATGCCGGAATCATACGCAGGACCGATGCTATAGAATTCAGCGAGAAGGACTGGGACGATGTCATAAGCGTTAATCTTAAGACGGTATTCTTTCTGTCCCAGGCCGTTGCAAAACAGTATATGAACCAGGGAACCGGAGGTAAAATAATCAATATTGCCTCGATGCTTTCTTTTCAGGGGGGTATACGGGTACCATCGTATACGGCGAGTAAAAGCGGCGTCATGGGGATCACCAGGCTCATGGCGAACGAATGGGCAAAACACCATATCAATGTTAATGCCATCGCTCCGGGTTATATGGCCACGGACAACACCGCTGAATTGCGTAAAGACGCGAAAAGAAGCGAAGAGATCCTCGCAAGAATACCGGCGGAAAGGTGGGGTGTGCCGGAGGACCTGAAGGGCGTTGTAGTGTTTCTCGCTTCGGAGGCGTCGAGCTACGTTCACGGGTACACCATAGCCGTGGACGGTGGATGGCTTGCCCGATGA
- a CDS encoding sugar kinase, with protein sequence MKKVITFGEVLLRLSTPGFLRFKQARSFDIVFGGGESNVSASLAQWGMATDFVTRLPQNDIGDASIAFLKSFGVGTGKIIRGGNRVGIYFLEHGAAQRGSKVIYDRDGSSIATIEKGMIDWDQVFEDADWFHWTGITPAISAGLCDVCLEGIIKAKARGLTVSCDLNYRDKLWRWGKKASEIMPELVGHCDIAIGNEEDAEKVLSIAAPDTDVAAGKVSAENYRFVAERIKEQFPRLKIVAITLRGSINANHNTWSGVAFDGGAFYVGPAFDITHIVDRVGAGDAFCGGLIYGLRTYEHNLQRALDFAVSASCIKHSIFGDFNIVTVGDVEKIMSGETSGRVLR encoded by the coding sequence GTGAAGAAAGTCATCACGTTCGGAGAGGTCCTGTTGAGGTTGAGCACGCCGGGGTTTTTGCGGTTCAAGCAGGCGCGGTCATTCGATATTGTTTTCGGCGGCGGCGAGTCGAACGTGTCTGCTTCTCTTGCCCAGTGGGGGATGGCTACCGATTTCGTAACGCGCCTGCCGCAAAACGACATCGGAGACGCCTCAATTGCATTCCTCAAGAGCTTTGGCGTGGGGACCGGCAAGATCATAAGGGGAGGGAATCGCGTCGGGATTTATTTTCTCGAACATGGGGCGGCTCAGAGGGGAAGCAAGGTGATTTATGACCGCGACGGGTCATCGATCGCCACAATTGAAAAAGGCATGATTGACTGGGACCAGGTTTTCGAGGATGCAGACTGGTTTCATTGGACGGGGATCACGCCGGCAATAAGCGCAGGGCTTTGCGATGTTTGTCTGGAAGGGATTATAAAGGCGAAGGCAAGAGGCCTCACCGTTTCCTGTGATCTGAACTATCGCGACAAACTCTGGAGGTGGGGGAAGAAGGCATCAGAGATTATGCCGGAGTTGGTGGGGCACTGCGATATCGCCATAGGCAACGAGGAAGACGCGGAAAAAGTCCTCTCGATTGCAGCACCTGATACGGACGTGGCAGCGGGAAAAGTCAGTGCGGAGAATTATCGATTCGTGGCGGAGCGTATAAAGGAGCAGTTCCCGCGTCTTAAAATCGTTGCCATAACCCTAAGAGGCAGCATAAATGCGAACCATAACACGTGGTCGGGAGTGGCATTTGACGGCGGCGCGTTTTACGTGGGACCTGCCTTCGACATTACCCATATCGTAGACCGCGTGGGCGCAGGCGATGCCTTTTGCGGAGGACTGATCTACGGTTTGCGCACATACGAACACAATCTTCAAAGGGCGCTTGATTTTGCGGTTTCAGCATCGTGCATCAAGCATTCCATATTTGGCGACTTTAACATAGTGACAGTGGGCGATGTAGAAAAGATCATGTCGGGAGAGACATCGGGAAGGGTTTTGAGGTGA
- a CDS encoding bifunctional 4-hydroxy-2-oxoglutarate aldolase/2-dehydro-3-deoxy-phosphogluconate aldolase — MARFRRLEVLNTMIEGGLVPVFYHQDLETAKRIARAVANGGVRVLEFTNRGDFAYQVFSELLKWCEKELPDLILGAGSVVDEGTASLYMNSGAHFIVAPIFSREVARICNRRKIAYIPGCGSALEISQAEEYGAEIIKIFPATEVGGPEFVKNILAPMPWSYIMPTGGVERTKESITKWFQAGVACVGMGSALITKDLMAKGDFETISKNISQVLDWIGQARNKPA, encoded by the coding sequence ATGGCACGTTTTAGACGATTAGAGGTCTTGAATACGATGATCGAGGGTGGGCTCGTTCCCGTATTTTATCACCAGGACCTCGAGACAGCCAAGAGGATTGCTCGGGCAGTGGCCAACGGAGGCGTAAGGGTCCTCGAATTCACCAACAGGGGGGATTTCGCCTACCAGGTATTCTCCGAGCTCCTCAAATGGTGTGAAAAGGAACTCCCGGACCTTATCCTCGGCGCCGGCTCAGTGGTGGATGAGGGCACTGCATCGCTGTATATGAACAGCGGTGCTCATTTCATCGTTGCGCCTATTTTTAGTCGTGAAGTAGCCAGGATTTGTAATCGAAGAAAGATCGCCTATATACCTGGGTGTGGCAGCGCTTTAGAGATCTCTCAGGCCGAGGAATACGGGGCTGAGATAATAAAGATATTTCCAGCCACAGAGGTGGGAGGCCCTGAATTCGTCAAAAACATTCTCGCTCCCATGCCGTGGTCGTACATCATGCCCACAGGTGGGGTGGAGAGAACAAAAGAGTCGATCACAAAATGGTTTCAAGCGGGGGTAGCGTGCGTGGGCATGGGTTCTGCCCTGATAACCAAAGATTTGATGGCAAAAGGGGACTTCGAGACGATTTCGAAGAATATCTCTCAAGTACTCGATTGGATCGGACAGGCGCGAAACAAGCCAGCGTAA